The Papaver somniferum cultivar HN1 unplaced genomic scaffold, ASM357369v1 unplaced-scaffold_107, whole genome shotgun sequence genome includes a region encoding these proteins:
- the LOC113327878 gene encoding germin-like protein subfamily T member 2, giving the protein MAAKFSIETTSSFFLLLCLTVILFFTLSCFSADPDPLQDICVADLNSTIRVNGFPCKPESQVTSEDFFYSGLMTGASTANPEGFGLKLGDVTAFPGLNTQGLTVNRIDLAPGGIIPFHVHPRASEANFLLKGKLFFGFITTANVLYAKYMEPGELNIIPRGLVHFAANVGPGKAIVIAILNSQNPGIARIPNNLFNSTPTIPDYILARNFRVDEKVIAIIKSNFGPNSSLSTGTWKDI; this is encoded by the coding sequence ATGGCAGCTAAGTTTAGTATTGAAACTACATCCTCATTCTTCCTACTTCTGTGTTTAACTGTGATCCTGTTTTTTACTTTGTCATGCTTTTCTGCTGATCCAGACCCGCTTCAAGACATTTGTGTTGCTGACTTGAACTCCACAATTCGTGTCAATGGGTTCCCTTGCAAGCCAGAGTCTCAAGTCACATCAGAGGATTTCTTCTATAGTGGCTTGATGACTGGAGCAAGCACAGCGAATCCTGAAGGGTTTGGACTTAAACTTGGTGATGTTACCGCCTTCCCTGGATTAAACACTCAGGGACTTACCGTAAACCGAATCGACCTCGCACCTGGTGGAATTATTCCATTTCACGTACATCCGCGAGCAAGCGAAGCCAACTTTCTCCTAAAAGGGAAACTCTTTTTTGGGTTCATAACTACTGCTAATGTTTTGTACGCAAAGTATATGGAACCTGGAGAGTTGAATATTATTCCTAGAGGGCTTGTGCACTTTGCAGCGAACGTCGGACCGGGGAAGGCTATTGTGATAGCTATTCTAAATAGTCAAAATCCCGGAATTGCAAGAATTCCTAATAACCTCTTTAATTCTACCCCAACAATTCCTGATTATATTTTGGCTAGGAACTTCCGAGTTGATGAGAAGGTCATCGCTATCATAAAGTCGAACTTTGGTCCCAATAGTTCTTTGTCTACTGGAACTTGGAAAGATATATAG
- the LOC113327880 gene encoding germin-like protein subfamily T member 2 codes for MAAAFSTITTSSFFLFLCLTVILFFTLSCFSADPDPLQDICVADLNSTIIINGYPCKPESQVTSDDFFYSGLVKEPSTDNPEGLGVRRGDVQNFPGMNTQGLTVSRVALAPNGIIPLHVHPRASESNFLIKGYVIFGFITTDDILYAKVMKPGELSIIPRGLVHFAVNVGQGKADLLAVFNSQLPGFANIQTNLFNSTPTIPDYILAMNFRVDEKVIAMIKSKFGLNGSLATGTWKDRSL; via the coding sequence ATGGCTGCTGCGTTTAGCACTATAACTACATCATCATTCTTCCTATTTCTGTGTTTAACTGTGATCCTATTTTTTACTTTGTCATGCTTTTCTGCTGATCCAGACCCTCTCCAAGATATTTGTGTGGCTGACTTGAACTCCACAATTATTATTAATGGGTACCCTTGCAAGCCGGAATCCCAAGTTACATCAGATGATTTCTTTTATAGTGGATTGGTTAAAGAACCAAGCACAGATAATCCCGAAGGGCTAGGAGTGAGACGTGGAGATGTTCAAAACTTCCCTGGGATGAACACCCAAGGACTTACGGTAAGCCGAGTCGCCCTCGCACCTAATGGAATTATTCCACTTCACGTACACCCTCGAGCAAGTGAATCCAATTTTCTCATAAAAGGGTACGTCATTTTTGGGTTCATAACTACAGATGATATTTTGTACGCAAAGGTTATGAAACCTGGAGAGTTGTCTATTATTCCTAGAGGACTTGTGCACTTCGCTGTGAACGTTGGACAGGGGAAGGCTGATCTATTAGCTGTTTTCAATAGTCAACTGCCCGGATTTGCAAATATTCAAACTAATCTCTTTAATTCTACCCCAACAATTCCTGATTATATTTTGGCAATGAACTTCCGAGTTGATGAGAAGGTCATCGCAATGATAAAGTCTAAGTTTGGTCTCAATGGTTCTTTGGCTACTGGAACTTGGAAAGATAGGTCTCTCTAG
- the LOC113327882 gene encoding germin-like protein subfamily T member 2: MASKFSIKTTSSFFLVLCLTVILLFIFSCFAADPDPLQDFCVADLNSTIIVNGYPCKPVSQVTSNDFFFSGLMIEPSTANPLGHGVRIGNVSTFPGLNTLGLTVNRFDLAPGGVTPIHKHPRASEVNIVLKGKVISGFISTSDVLYLKVQKAGELFVIPRGLVHFAANVGRHKAVLIAGYNSQLPGFAFIPNNLFASSPTIPNYILAKNFRVDEKFIAIIKSKFARNGALAIANEEDI, translated from the coding sequence ATGGCTTCTAAGTTTAGTATTAAAACTACATCATCATTCTTCCTAGTTCTGTGCTTAACTGTGAtccttctttttatcttttcatgcTTTGCTGCTGATCCTGACCCGCTCCAAGATTTTTGTGTTGCTGACTTGAACTCCACAATTATTGTCAATGGGTACCCTTGCAAGCCGGTGTCTCAAGTTACATCAAACGATTTCTTCTTTAGTGGCTTGATGATTGAACCGAGCACAGCGAATCCCTTAGGGCATGGAGTGAGAATTGGTAATGTTAGCACCTTTCCTGGGTTAAACACCCTTGGACTTACGGTAAACCGGTTCGACCTCGCACCTGGTGGAGTTACTCCAATTCACAAACACCCTCGAGCAAGTGAAGTTAATATTGTCCTAAAAGGGAAAGTTATTTCTGGGTTCATAAGTACTTCAGATGTTTTATATTTAAAGGTTCAGAAAGCTGGAGAGTTGTTTGTTATTCCTAGAGGACTTGTTCACTTTGCAGCAAACGTTGGACGACATAAGGCTGTTTTGATAGCTGGTTACAATAGTCAACTGCCCGGATTTGcatttattcctaataatctcTTTGCTTCTTCCCCAACGATTCCTAATTATATTTTGGCTAAGAACTTCCGAGTTGATGAGAAGTTCATCGCTATCATAAAGTCTAAGTTTGCTCGGAATGGTGCTTTGGCTATTGCAAATGAGGAAGATATATAG
- the LOC113327881 gene encoding germin-like protein subfamily T member 2, translating to MAAKFSVKTTSSFFLVLCLTVILFFTLSCFSADPDPLQDICVADLNSPFRVNGYPCKPESQVTTDDFFFSGLRNGASTANPLGFGVRRANASTFPGLYTQGVSVNRVDLAPGGTNAIHVHPRASQSNLVIRGKVLFGFVTTANVLYYKVLKAGEISIIPRGLVHFAANVGRKNVTYLSAFNSVLPGVSPIPDNLFASTPTIPNYILAKNFRVDEKVIALIKSKFGLDVSLPPATWEDM from the coding sequence ATGGCTGCTAAGTTTAGTGTTAAAACTACATCATCATTCTTCCTAGTTCTGTGTTTAACTGTGATCCTTTTTTTTACTTTGTCATGCTTTTCTGCTGATCCTGACCCGCTTCAAGATATTTGTGTCGCCGACTTGAACTCCCCATTTCGTGTGAATGGGTATCCTTGCAAGCCGGAGTCTCAAGTTACAACAGATGATTTCTTCTTTAGTGGCTTGAGGAATGGAGCGAGCACAGCAAATCCCTTAGGGTTTGGAGTGAGACGTGCTAATGCTAGCACCTTCCCTGGGTTGTACACCCAAGGAGTTTCAGTAAACCGAGTCGACCTAGCACCTGGTGGAACTAATGCAATTCACGTACACCCTCGAGCAAGTCAATCTAATTTAGTTATAAGGGGGAAAGTCTTATTTGGGTTCGTAACTACTGCTAATGTTTTGTACTATAAGGTTTTGAAAGCTGGAGAGATATCTATTATTCCTAGAGGACTTGTGCACTTTGCAGCAAACGTTGGAAGGAAAAATGTTACCTACCTAAGTGCTTTCAATAGTGTACTGCCTGGAGTTTCACCAATTCCTGATAACCTCTTTGCTTCTACCCCAACAATTCCTAATTATATTTTGGCTAAGAACTTCCGAGTGGATGAGAAGGTCATTGCTTTAATAAAGTCTAAGTTTGGTCTCGATGTTTCTTTGCCTCCTGCAACTTGGGAAGATATGTAG
- the LOC113327883 gene encoding germin-like protein subfamily T member 2 — protein FSADPDPLQDICVADLNSPIRVNGYPCKPESQVTADDFFFSGLRNGASTANPLGFGVRRANASTFPGLYIQGVSVNRVDLAPGGTNAIHVHPRASESNFVIKGKVLFGFVTTANVLYYKVLKAGEMSITPRGLAHFAANVGRKNVTCLSAFSSVLPGVSPIPDNLFASTPTIPNYILAKNFRVDEKIIALIKSKFGLNGSLCTATWEDI, from the coding sequence TTTTCTGCTGATCCTGACCCGCTTCAAGATATTTGTGTCGCCGACTTGAACTCCCCAATTCGTGTCAATGGGTATCCTTGCAAGCCAGAGTCTCAAGTTACAGCAGATGATTTCTTCTTTAGTGGCTTGAGGAATGGAGCGAGCACAGCAAATCCCTTAGGGTTTGGAGTGAGACGTGCTAATGCTAGCACCTTCCCTGGGTTGTACATCCAAGGAGTTTCAGTCAACCGAGTCGACTTAGCACCTGGTGGAACTAATGCAATTCACGTACACCCTCGAGCAAGTGAATCTAATTTTGTCATAAAAGGGAAAGTCTTATTTGGGTTCGTAACTACTGCTAATGTTTTGTACTATAAGGTTTTGAAAGCTGGAGAGATGTCTATTACTCCTAGAGGACTAGCGCACTTTGCAGCAAACGTTGGAAGGAAGAATGTTACCTGCCTAAGTGCTTTCAGTAGTGTACTGCCCGGAGTTTCACCAATTCCTGATAACCTCTTTGCTTCTACCCCAACAATTCCTAATTATATTTTGGCTAAGAACTTCCGAGTAGATGAGAAAATCATCGCTTTAATAAAGTCTAAGTTTGGTCTCAATGGTTCCTTGTGTACTGCAACTTGGGAAGATATATAG